Proteins encoded within one genomic window of Flavobacterium sp. NG2:
- the tpiA gene encoding triose-phosphate isomerase translates to MRKKIVAGNWKMHKNATQTAELLNELIAKVPANTTAQVIVAPTFVNLAAAVNQLSSTNITVAAQNVHQAEGGAFTGEITADMLKSVGVNTVILGHSERRAIFHESDALIAEKVNTALKHDMTVIFCFGEELKDRQDKQHFNVVENQLRDGLFQIDKASWSNVVLAYEPVWAIGTGETASPEQAQEMHEFIREIVRKSFGADVADNVTILYGGSVKPDNAVEIFSKPDVDGGLIGGAALKSDDFLAIINAI, encoded by the coding sequence ATGAGAAAAAAAATTGTTGCTGGAAACTGGAAAATGCATAAAAATGCAACTCAAACTGCTGAATTATTAAATGAATTAATTGCAAAAGTACCTGCTAACACAACTGCTCAAGTAATAGTTGCTCCTACATTTGTAAACTTAGCTGCTGCTGTAAACCAATTGAGTTCAACTAATATAACTGTTGCTGCACAAAACGTTCACCAAGCTGAAGGTGGAGCATTTACAGGTGAAATCACTGCTGATATGTTGAAAAGCGTTGGTGTAAACACTGTAATCTTAGGACACTCTGAGCGCAGAGCTATCTTTCACGAAAGTGATGCTTTGATTGCCGAAAAAGTAAATACAGCTTTGAAACATGATATGACAGTTATCTTCTGTTTTGGTGAAGAATTGAAAGACCGTCAAGATAAACAACACTTTAATGTTGTTGAAAACCAATTGCGTGATGGTTTATTCCAAATCGACAAAGCATCTTGGTCAAATGTAGTCTTAGCATACGAACCGGTTTGGGCTATTGGTACAGGTGAAACTGCATCTCCAGAACAAGCACAAGAAATGCACGAATTTATCAGAGAAATTGTTCGTAAATCATTTGGTGCTGATGTAGCTGATAATGTAACTATCCTTTACGGTGGAAGCGTGAAACCTGATAACGCAGTTGAAATTTTCTCTAAACCAGACGTTGATGGTGGACTAATTGGTGGTGCAGCCTTAAAATCTGATGACTTTTTGGCGATTATAAACGCTATCTAA
- a CDS encoding TlpA disulfide reductase family protein, with protein sequence MKKIASFLFLIVLFSCSNTNKEKTSFTKEALTETLLTLDENQVTFESILKENEGKTTVIEVWASWCGDCIRAMPNLKELQSEHSDVNYVFISMDKSVDAWKYGIAKHRLKGSHYMANDQMKGKFANAIDLDWIPRYIIIDKTGKIVLYRAIEKDFDLINKTIKKLK encoded by the coding sequence ATGAAAAAAATTGCCTCCTTTTTATTCTTGATTGTTCTTTTTTCATGTTCCAATACCAATAAAGAAAAAACAAGTTTTACAAAAGAAGCTTTAACAGAAACACTACTGACTCTGGATGAAAACCAAGTCACTTTTGAATCTATTTTAAAAGAAAATGAAGGAAAAACGACTGTAATAGAGGTTTGGGCTTCTTGGTGTGGGGATTGTATTCGTGCCATGCCTAATTTAAAAGAGTTACAATCTGAACATTCTGATGTGAATTATGTTTTTATCTCCATGGATAAATCAGTCGATGCCTGGAAATACGGTATCGCAAAACACAGACTAAAAGGAAGTCACTATATGGCTAACGACCAAATGAAAGGAAAATTTGCCAATGCTATTGATTTAGATTGGATTCCTAGATATATCATTATCGATAAAACAGGCAAAATAGTTTTATATCGAGCCATTGAAAAAGATTTTGATCTAATCAACAAAACAATAAAAAAACTAAAATAA